One part of the Thermococcus radiotolerans genome encodes these proteins:
- a CDS encoding ArsB/NhaD family transporter, which produces MEQTIVAGIAVAVFLVTYAMIISERVHRTVAALFGAAVVLLLGIVPWEALPEHLDLDTLFLLIGMMIIVNTAKESGLFEFIAIKTAKFAKGSPMKVLLLFAVVTALISSVLDNVTTVLLLTPMLLYITRLMDINPVPFLLSEVFASNIGGAATLIGDPPNIMIGSAAGLSFNEFLLNMGPIALVDLFTSLGIIYLVYRKAMKISDAKRDRILSTLGELDEDEAIRDYSLFKKSVAVIIGVVMLFFIHDRLGIEPAVVALTGASVLLLWSRMDPEEILEKVEWTAIFFFMGLFILVGALVETGIIDQVARWILGYIGSTGEALIIITWFSAISSAIVDNIPLTAAMIPLIKAMGSSMNVYPLWWALSLGACLGGNGTAIGASANVVVLGIAGREGVRITFMDFLKVGMVIMFVTVAIGLGLIWIRYVGV; this is translated from the coding sequence ATGGAGCAGACCATCGTGGCAGGGATTGCCGTTGCAGTGTTCCTGGTAACCTACGCCATGATAATCAGCGAGAGGGTTCACAGAACCGTCGCGGCTCTCTTCGGTGCGGCAGTGGTGCTGCTCCTCGGCATAGTGCCGTGGGAGGCGCTCCCCGAGCACCTCGATCTCGACACGCTCTTCCTTCTCATCGGCATGATGATAATCGTCAACACCGCCAAGGAGAGCGGTCTCTTCGAGTTTATAGCCATAAAAACTGCCAAGTTTGCCAAGGGGAGCCCCATGAAGGTTCTCCTGCTGTTCGCCGTCGTTACTGCCCTCATAAGCTCGGTTCTCGACAACGTTACAACCGTTCTGCTTCTGACGCCGATGCTCCTTTACATAACCCGTCTCATGGACATCAACCCCGTTCCGTTTCTCCTGTCGGAGGTCTTCGCCTCCAATATTGGTGGGGCTGCCACCCTCATCGGCGACCCGCCCAACATAATGATAGGCTCCGCCGCCGGGCTGAGCTTCAACGAGTTTCTCCTCAACATGGGTCCGATAGCGCTCGTGGACCTCTTCACATCCCTCGGTATAATCTACCTGGTTTACCGGAAGGCGATGAAGATTAGCGACGCCAAGAGGGACAGAATACTCTCAACCCTTGGCGAGCTCGATGAGGACGAGGCCATAAGGGACTACTCCCTCTTTAAAAAATCCGTGGCGGTCATAATCGGGGTCGTCATGCTCTTTTTCATCCACGACAGGCTCGGGATTGAGCCGGCCGTCGTCGCCCTCACCGGCGCCTCCGTTCTCCTCCTGTGGAGCAGGATGGACCCTGAGGAGATACTCGAAAAGGTCGAGTGGACGGCGATATTCTTCTTCATGGGCCTCTTCATACTGGTTGGGGCACTCGTGGAGACGGGCATCATCGATCAGGTTGCCCGCTGGATACTGGGTTACATAGGAAGCACCGGTGAGGCGTTGATTATAATAACATGGTTCTCAGCAATCTCATCCGCGATAGTGGACAATATCCCCCTCACCGCAGCGATGATACCGCTCATAAAGGCGATGGGGAGTTCTATGAACGTTTACCCGCTCTGGTGGGCCCTCTCGCTCGGAGCGTGCCTTGGTGGCAACGGGACAGCCATAGGTGCGAGTGCCAACGTTGTTGTCCTCGGTATTGCCGGCAGGGAGGGAGTTCGGATAACGTTTATGGACTTCCTGAAAGTAGGAATGGTCATAATGTTCGTCACGGTTGCCATTGGGCTGGGGCTGATCTGGATAAGGTACGTAGGGGTGTGA
- a CDS encoding universal stress protein, producing MDVFSRLIQRKFRYIAGERYEKIAKRYREFLLLPEEFVLPEIRSILIPIDRFSGEIPEELYDTLSAYSGASVTLVYISEKRTLALIEQTLGREEAEKLRNAKMEFARALVLKIAPRLEELGLRVERRHFMGSKGDDVIRLMENENFDLLVVSRSYGSEVTKTSPVSPVVLKIVQHLESPVIIY from the coding sequence ATGGACGTATTCAGCAGGCTGATACAGAGAAAGTTTCGGTATATTGCCGGTGAAAGATACGAGAAGATAGCCAAGCGCTACAGGGAATTTCTCCTCCTCCCAGAGGAGTTCGTTCTTCCAGAGATCCGTTCAATTCTGATCCCCATCGATAGGTTCTCCGGTGAGATACCTGAGGAGCTCTACGACACGCTGAGCGCCTACAGCGGCGCGTCCGTGACGCTCGTTTACATTTCGGAGAAGCGGACGCTGGCGCTCATTGAACAGACCCTTGGCAGGGAGGAGGCCGAAAAGCTTAGAAATGCCAAAATGGAATTTGCTAGGGCCCTTGTTCTTAAAATAGCCCCAAGACTTGAGGAACTGGGTCTCAGAGTCGAGCGGAGGCACTTCATGGGGAGCAAGGGTGACGACGTCATAAGACTCATGGAGAACGAGAACTTTGACCTCCTCGTCGTGTCCCGGAGCTACGGCTCGGAGGTCACTAAGACGTCCCCCGTGAGCCCAGTCGTTCTGAAGATAGTCCAGCATCTTGAGAGTCCTGTTATAATCTATTAG